From one Anomalospiza imberbis isolate Cuckoo-Finch-1a 21T00152 chromosome 25, ASM3175350v1, whole genome shotgun sequence genomic stretch:
- the CEP85 gene encoding centrosomal protein of 85 kDa isoform X1 has protein sequence MAASEKDPDLRLLQKNPLDPSTCQKSKFLESEWKTPTVSLTCLSRCPSVAESGDGGIGTSCSDSTEDFCNSSSGSSFHPIKTQVTIPTAHVMPSTLGASPSKLCPAGDQGCSQSSAKPGSAPERPGLARNGDLNAGKTSQVPPRDLLRLCRASGDSGCEHGWPPAADRTRTEGAWKFDTPAIEQTLNQSLFLDSLCTDPLHRCQKFNPSSEAGKDHYKVLPESKQAPGANGACEPRDGPWPSGSRLMPAGLQANSFYPKAVAAPPGRAWMQEGCTLHPHQGVCELSAWKQQLDKVRLQVEQMQLQNGGTCPHSSMYSPSLPAPDPAQWINILNSNENLLKEKELLIDRQRQHISQLEQKVRESELQVHSALLGCPASYGDVYMLRMQELQRENTFLRAQFTEKTESLSKENIELERKLAAAEVDVKLVRESLKETVQKHAEELKKQEERVKGRDKHINNLKKKCQKESEQSRERQQRIETLERYLADLPTLEDHQKQSQKLKESELKTTALQETVLALETELGDVQAAFREQELQLETQKHKEMELLSTVRSLQDKLQQYAKNAERGPPAQDGERQKMEHDSLKKECDCLRKIVDKKQKKMEQLSLQVKNLEEQVAQEEGTSQALKEEAMRRENALQQLRAAVKELSVQNQELIEKNLTLQERLRQAQLTAQPLPADTARLAQELHGELASCLQDLQSVYSIVTQRAQGKDPNLSLLLGIHSVQYPVKEKDDLLSPDGLAKKLVEVKQLHKEVEDLRTAISDRYAQDMGDNCITQ, from the exons ATGGCTGCTTCTGAGAAAGATCCAGACCTGAGGCTCCTGCAGAAGAATCCATTGG aCCCCAGCACCTGTCAGAAGAGCAAGTTCCTGGAGAGTGAGTGGAAGACACCGACGGTGTCCCTGACGTGCCTGAGCCGCTGTCCCAGCGTGGCCGAGAGCGGGGACGGCGGCATCGGCACCTCCTGCTCGGACAGCACGGAAG ACTTCTGCAATTCCAGCAGCGGTTCCTCATTCCATCCCATCAAAACCCAGGTGACCATTCCAACAGCCCACGTTATGCCTTCCACGCTGGGTGCCTCGCCCTCCAAGCTGTGCCCTGCCGGGGACCAGGGCtgttcccagagctctgcaaagcCAGGCTCTGCCCCTGAGCGCCCAGGGCTCGCCAGGAACGGGGACTTGAACGCCGGGAAGACCTCTCAGGTGCCACCCAGGGACCTCCTGCGTCTCTGCAGGGCTtcgggggacagtggctgtgaGCACGGCTGGCCTCCTGCCGCTGATCGCACCAGGACAGAAGGCGCCTGGAAGTTTGACACCCCTGCCATCGAGCAGACCCTTAACCAGTCTCTCTTCCTGGACAGTCTGTGCACTGACCCTCTGCACAGGTGCCAGAAGTTCAACCCAAGCTCTGAGGCAGGGAAGGACCACTACAAGGTGCTGCCAGAGAGCAAACAGGCGCCGGGGGCCAACGGAGCCTGCGAGCCCCGGGACGGGCCGTGGCCCAGCGGGAGCAGGCTGATGCCAGCGGGACTCCAGGCCAACAGTTTCTATCCCAAAGCTGTAGCAGCTCCCCCAGGCCGAGCGTGGATGCAGGAAGGCTGCACGCTGCACCCCCACCAGGGAGTCTGCGAGCTCAGTgcctggaagcagcagctggacaAAGTGCGGCTGCAGGTGGAGCAGATGCAG TTACAAAATGGAGGCACCTGCCCCCATTCCTCCATGtattccccatccctgcctgcaccTGACCCAGCTCAGTGGATCAATATCCTGAACTCCAATGAAAACCTGCTCAAGGAGAAAGAGCTCCTCATTGACAG ACAGAGGCAGcacatttcccagctggagcagaaggTCCGGGAGAGTGAGCTGCAGGTTCACAGTGCCCTGCTGGGCTGCCCAGCATCCTATGGAGACGTCTACATGCTGAGGATGCAG gagctgcagcggGAGAACACCTTCCTCCGAGCACAGTTCACAGAGAAGACCGAGTCCCTCAGCAAGGAAAACATTGAGCTGGAGAGGaagctggctgctgcagaggtgGACGTGAAGCTGGTCCGGGAGTCCCTGAAGGAAACGGTGCAGAAACATGCAGAGGAGTTAAAGAAGCAGGAAGAAAGG GTAAAGGGAAGAGACAAACACATTAATAACCTTAAAAAGAAATGCCAGAAGGAATCTGAACAAAGCAGAGAGAGACAGCAGAGAATCGAGACCCTGGAACGATACCTGGCTGATCTTCCAACCCTTGAGGACCACCAGAAACAGAGTCAGAAG CTGAAGGAATCTGAACTGAAGACCACTGCCCTGCAGGAAACAGTGCTGGCACTGGAAACAGAGCTTGGAGATGTCCAGGCTGCTTTCAGGGAgcaagagctgcagctggaaacccAAAAACACAAGGAGATGGAGCTTCTGTCCACTGTGCGCAG CTTGCAGGACAAGTTGCAGCAGTATGCAAAGAATGCAGAGAGAGGACCCCCTGCCCAGGATGGGGAGAGGCAGAAAATGGAGCATGACTCTCTGAAGAAGGAGTGTGACTGCCTCAGGAAG ATTGTGGACAAAAAGCAGAAGAAGATGGAGCAGTTATCCTTGCAAGTCAAG AACCTGGAAGAACAGGTGGCCCAGGAAGAGGGGACAAGCCAAGCTCTGAAAGAGGAGGCGATGAGAAGGGAAaatgctctgcagcagctccgggCTGCCGTGAAAGAG cTGTCTGTGCAGAACCAGGAGCTGATCGAGAAGAACCTGACGCTGCAGGAGCGGCTCCGGCAGGCCCAGCTGAcggcccagcccctgcctgctgACACAGCCCGCCTGGCCCAGGAGCTGCACGGGGAgctggccagctgcctgcaggatTTGCAGTCTGTCTACAGCATTGTCacccagagggctcagggcaaGGACCCCAACCTCTCTCTGCTCCTGGGCATTCACT CTGTGCAGTACCCTGTGAAGGAGAAGGATGACCTGCTGAGCCCTGACGGACTGGCCAAGAAATTGGTGGAGGTAAAACAGCTTCACAAAGAGGTGGAGGACTTGAGGACTGCCATATCTGACAGATACGCTCAGGACATGGGAGACAACTGCATCACCCAGTAA
- the CEP85 gene encoding centrosomal protein of 85 kDa isoform X2 — MAASEKDPDLRLLQKNPLDFCNSSSGSSFHPIKTQVTIPTAHVMPSTLGASPSKLCPAGDQGCSQSSAKPGSAPERPGLARNGDLNAGKTSQVPPRDLLRLCRASGDSGCEHGWPPAADRTRTEGAWKFDTPAIEQTLNQSLFLDSLCTDPLHRCQKFNPSSEAGKDHYKVLPESKQAPGANGACEPRDGPWPSGSRLMPAGLQANSFYPKAVAAPPGRAWMQEGCTLHPHQGVCELSAWKQQLDKVRLQVEQMQLQNGGTCPHSSMYSPSLPAPDPAQWINILNSNENLLKEKELLIDRQRQHISQLEQKVRESELQVHSALLGCPASYGDVYMLRMQELQRENTFLRAQFTEKTESLSKENIELERKLAAAEVDVKLVRESLKETVQKHAEELKKQEERVKGRDKHINNLKKKCQKESEQSRERQQRIETLERYLADLPTLEDHQKQSQKLKESELKTTALQETVLALETELGDVQAAFREQELQLETQKHKEMELLSTVRSLQDKLQQYAKNAERGPPAQDGERQKMEHDSLKKECDCLRKIVDKKQKKMEQLSLQVKNLEEQVAQEEGTSQALKEEAMRRENALQQLRAAVKELSVQNQELIEKNLTLQERLRQAQLTAQPLPADTARLAQELHGELASCLQDLQSVYSIVTQRAQGKDPNLSLLLGIHSVQYPVKEKDDLLSPDGLAKKLVEVKQLHKEVEDLRTAISDRYAQDMGDNCITQ; from the exons ATGGCTGCTTCTGAGAAAGATCCAGACCTGAGGCTCCTGCAGAAGAATCCATTGG ACTTCTGCAATTCCAGCAGCGGTTCCTCATTCCATCCCATCAAAACCCAGGTGACCATTCCAACAGCCCACGTTATGCCTTCCACGCTGGGTGCCTCGCCCTCCAAGCTGTGCCCTGCCGGGGACCAGGGCtgttcccagagctctgcaaagcCAGGCTCTGCCCCTGAGCGCCCAGGGCTCGCCAGGAACGGGGACTTGAACGCCGGGAAGACCTCTCAGGTGCCACCCAGGGACCTCCTGCGTCTCTGCAGGGCTtcgggggacagtggctgtgaGCACGGCTGGCCTCCTGCCGCTGATCGCACCAGGACAGAAGGCGCCTGGAAGTTTGACACCCCTGCCATCGAGCAGACCCTTAACCAGTCTCTCTTCCTGGACAGTCTGTGCACTGACCCTCTGCACAGGTGCCAGAAGTTCAACCCAAGCTCTGAGGCAGGGAAGGACCACTACAAGGTGCTGCCAGAGAGCAAACAGGCGCCGGGGGCCAACGGAGCCTGCGAGCCCCGGGACGGGCCGTGGCCCAGCGGGAGCAGGCTGATGCCAGCGGGACTCCAGGCCAACAGTTTCTATCCCAAAGCTGTAGCAGCTCCCCCAGGCCGAGCGTGGATGCAGGAAGGCTGCACGCTGCACCCCCACCAGGGAGTCTGCGAGCTCAGTgcctggaagcagcagctggacaAAGTGCGGCTGCAGGTGGAGCAGATGCAG TTACAAAATGGAGGCACCTGCCCCCATTCCTCCATGtattccccatccctgcctgcaccTGACCCAGCTCAGTGGATCAATATCCTGAACTCCAATGAAAACCTGCTCAAGGAGAAAGAGCTCCTCATTGACAG ACAGAGGCAGcacatttcccagctggagcagaaggTCCGGGAGAGTGAGCTGCAGGTTCACAGTGCCCTGCTGGGCTGCCCAGCATCCTATGGAGACGTCTACATGCTGAGGATGCAG gagctgcagcggGAGAACACCTTCCTCCGAGCACAGTTCACAGAGAAGACCGAGTCCCTCAGCAAGGAAAACATTGAGCTGGAGAGGaagctggctgctgcagaggtgGACGTGAAGCTGGTCCGGGAGTCCCTGAAGGAAACGGTGCAGAAACATGCAGAGGAGTTAAAGAAGCAGGAAGAAAGG GTAAAGGGAAGAGACAAACACATTAATAACCTTAAAAAGAAATGCCAGAAGGAATCTGAACAAAGCAGAGAGAGACAGCAGAGAATCGAGACCCTGGAACGATACCTGGCTGATCTTCCAACCCTTGAGGACCACCAGAAACAGAGTCAGAAG CTGAAGGAATCTGAACTGAAGACCACTGCCCTGCAGGAAACAGTGCTGGCACTGGAAACAGAGCTTGGAGATGTCCAGGCTGCTTTCAGGGAgcaagagctgcagctggaaacccAAAAACACAAGGAGATGGAGCTTCTGTCCACTGTGCGCAG CTTGCAGGACAAGTTGCAGCAGTATGCAAAGAATGCAGAGAGAGGACCCCCTGCCCAGGATGGGGAGAGGCAGAAAATGGAGCATGACTCTCTGAAGAAGGAGTGTGACTGCCTCAGGAAG ATTGTGGACAAAAAGCAGAAGAAGATGGAGCAGTTATCCTTGCAAGTCAAG AACCTGGAAGAACAGGTGGCCCAGGAAGAGGGGACAAGCCAAGCTCTGAAAGAGGAGGCGATGAGAAGGGAAaatgctctgcagcagctccgggCTGCCGTGAAAGAG cTGTCTGTGCAGAACCAGGAGCTGATCGAGAAGAACCTGACGCTGCAGGAGCGGCTCCGGCAGGCCCAGCTGAcggcccagcccctgcctgctgACACAGCCCGCCTGGCCCAGGAGCTGCACGGGGAgctggccagctgcctgcaggatTTGCAGTCTGTCTACAGCATTGTCacccagagggctcagggcaaGGACCCCAACCTCTCTCTGCTCCTGGGCATTCACT CTGTGCAGTACCCTGTGAAGGAGAAGGATGACCTGCTGAGCCCTGACGGACTGGCCAAGAAATTGGTGGAGGTAAAACAGCTTCACAAAGAGGTGGAGGACTTGAGGACTGCCATATCTGACAGATACGCTCAGGACATGGGAGACAACTGCATCACCCAGTAA
- the CEP85 gene encoding centrosomal protein of 85 kDa isoform X3, which yields MPSTLGASPSKLCPAGDQGCSQSSAKPGSAPERPGLARNGDLNAGKTSQVPPRDLLRLCRASGDSGCEHGWPPAADRTRTEGAWKFDTPAIEQTLNQSLFLDSLCTDPLHRCQKFNPSSEAGKDHYKVLPESKQAPGANGACEPRDGPWPSGSRLMPAGLQANSFYPKAVAAPPGRAWMQEGCTLHPHQGVCELSAWKQQLDKVRLQVEQMQLQNGGTCPHSSMYSPSLPAPDPAQWINILNSNENLLKEKELLIDRQRQHISQLEQKVRESELQVHSALLGCPASYGDVYMLRMQELQRENTFLRAQFTEKTESLSKENIELERKLAAAEVDVKLVRESLKETVQKHAEELKKQEERVKGRDKHINNLKKKCQKESEQSRERQQRIETLERYLADLPTLEDHQKQSQKLKESELKTTALQETVLALETELGDVQAAFREQELQLETQKHKEMELLSTVRSLQDKLQQYAKNAERGPPAQDGERQKMEHDSLKKECDCLRKIVDKKQKKMEQLSLQVKNLEEQVAQEEGTSQALKEEAMRRENALQQLRAAVKELSVQNQELIEKNLTLQERLRQAQLTAQPLPADTARLAQELHGELASCLQDLQSVYSIVTQRAQGKDPNLSLLLGIHSVQYPVKEKDDLLSPDGLAKKLVEVKQLHKEVEDLRTAISDRYAQDMGDNCITQ from the exons ATGCCTTCCACGCTGGGTGCCTCGCCCTCCAAGCTGTGCCCTGCCGGGGACCAGGGCtgttcccagagctctgcaaagcCAGGCTCTGCCCCTGAGCGCCCAGGGCTCGCCAGGAACGGGGACTTGAACGCCGGGAAGACCTCTCAGGTGCCACCCAGGGACCTCCTGCGTCTCTGCAGGGCTtcgggggacagtggctgtgaGCACGGCTGGCCTCCTGCCGCTGATCGCACCAGGACAGAAGGCGCCTGGAAGTTTGACACCCCTGCCATCGAGCAGACCCTTAACCAGTCTCTCTTCCTGGACAGTCTGTGCACTGACCCTCTGCACAGGTGCCAGAAGTTCAACCCAAGCTCTGAGGCAGGGAAGGACCACTACAAGGTGCTGCCAGAGAGCAAACAGGCGCCGGGGGCCAACGGAGCCTGCGAGCCCCGGGACGGGCCGTGGCCCAGCGGGAGCAGGCTGATGCCAGCGGGACTCCAGGCCAACAGTTTCTATCCCAAAGCTGTAGCAGCTCCCCCAGGCCGAGCGTGGATGCAGGAAGGCTGCACGCTGCACCCCCACCAGGGAGTCTGCGAGCTCAGTgcctggaagcagcagctggacaAAGTGCGGCTGCAGGTGGAGCAGATGCAG TTACAAAATGGAGGCACCTGCCCCCATTCCTCCATGtattccccatccctgcctgcaccTGACCCAGCTCAGTGGATCAATATCCTGAACTCCAATGAAAACCTGCTCAAGGAGAAAGAGCTCCTCATTGACAG ACAGAGGCAGcacatttcccagctggagcagaaggTCCGGGAGAGTGAGCTGCAGGTTCACAGTGCCCTGCTGGGCTGCCCAGCATCCTATGGAGACGTCTACATGCTGAGGATGCAG gagctgcagcggGAGAACACCTTCCTCCGAGCACAGTTCACAGAGAAGACCGAGTCCCTCAGCAAGGAAAACATTGAGCTGGAGAGGaagctggctgctgcagaggtgGACGTGAAGCTGGTCCGGGAGTCCCTGAAGGAAACGGTGCAGAAACATGCAGAGGAGTTAAAGAAGCAGGAAGAAAGG GTAAAGGGAAGAGACAAACACATTAATAACCTTAAAAAGAAATGCCAGAAGGAATCTGAACAAAGCAGAGAGAGACAGCAGAGAATCGAGACCCTGGAACGATACCTGGCTGATCTTCCAACCCTTGAGGACCACCAGAAACAGAGTCAGAAG CTGAAGGAATCTGAACTGAAGACCACTGCCCTGCAGGAAACAGTGCTGGCACTGGAAACAGAGCTTGGAGATGTCCAGGCTGCTTTCAGGGAgcaagagctgcagctggaaacccAAAAACACAAGGAGATGGAGCTTCTGTCCACTGTGCGCAG CTTGCAGGACAAGTTGCAGCAGTATGCAAAGAATGCAGAGAGAGGACCCCCTGCCCAGGATGGGGAGAGGCAGAAAATGGAGCATGACTCTCTGAAGAAGGAGTGTGACTGCCTCAGGAAG ATTGTGGACAAAAAGCAGAAGAAGATGGAGCAGTTATCCTTGCAAGTCAAG AACCTGGAAGAACAGGTGGCCCAGGAAGAGGGGACAAGCCAAGCTCTGAAAGAGGAGGCGATGAGAAGGGAAaatgctctgcagcagctccgggCTGCCGTGAAAGAG cTGTCTGTGCAGAACCAGGAGCTGATCGAGAAGAACCTGACGCTGCAGGAGCGGCTCCGGCAGGCCCAGCTGAcggcccagcccctgcctgctgACACAGCCCGCCTGGCCCAGGAGCTGCACGGGGAgctggccagctgcctgcaggatTTGCAGTCTGTCTACAGCATTGTCacccagagggctcagggcaaGGACCCCAACCTCTCTCTGCTCCTGGGCATTCACT CTGTGCAGTACCCTGTGAAGGAGAAGGATGACCTGCTGAGCCCTGACGGACTGGCCAAGAAATTGGTGGAGGTAAAACAGCTTCACAAAGAGGTGGAGGACTTGAGGACTGCCATATCTGACAGATACGCTCAGGACATGGGAGACAACTGCATCACCCAGTAA
- the SH3BGRL3 gene encoding LOW QUALITY PROTEIN: SH3 domain-binding glutamic acid-rich-like protein 3 (The sequence of the model RefSeq protein was modified relative to this genomic sequence to represent the inferred CDS: inserted 1 base in 1 codon): protein MPGPAGPIGPRSHMPGGGGAAAPPSMPPALPPAEPPSVPPSAGLXAGSGRDRTMSSLKVYSTSVTGSREIKSQQSEVTRILDGKNIKYELVDISQDNALREEMRAKAGNPKAIPPQIVNGDQYCGDYELFVEAVEQNTLQEFLKLA, encoded by the exons ATGcccgggcccgccggccccATTGGCCCCCGCAGTCACatgccgggcggcggcggggctgccGCTCCTCCCTCCATGCCTCCGGCCCTCCCTCCCGCCGAGCCTCCCTCCGTCCCTCCCTCGGCCGGGC GCGCTGGGAGCGGCCGCGATCGCACCATGAGCAGCCTCAAGGTCTACAGCACCTCGGTGACCGGCTCCCGGGAG ATCAAATCCCAACAGAGCGAAGTAACCCGAATCCTTGACGGGAAGAACATCAAGTACGAGCTGGTGGATATCTCCCAGGACAACGCTCTGCGGGAGGAGATGAGGGCCAAGGCAGGCAACCCCAAAGCCATCCCACCCCAGATCGTCAACGGGGACCAGTACTGCGGG GATTACGAGCTCTTTGTGGAAGCCGTGGAGCAAAACACTCTGCAGGAGTTCCTGAAGTTGGCCTGA